The proteins below are encoded in one region of Metabacillus dongyingensis:
- a CDS encoding SRPBCC domain-containing protein, with protein sequence MGKAEEISSVWIDGEKETVWTAITDANKLSQWYAPGSPWEIPNLYVGEKVFFTLMPSVHNNLTEKLTMSLTIEVINPYREFSLYLDSQQLLISFMLEEENNGTRVTINSGGFNESLANLKALIEGKEIPFI encoded by the coding sequence ATGGGTAAGGCAGAAGAGATAAGTTCAGTTTGGATTGATGGGGAAAAAGAAACCGTTTGGACTGCTATAACGGATGCGAATAAACTCTCACAATGGTATGCTCCAGGTTCACCTTGGGAAATCCCCAATCTGTATGTAGGGGAGAAAGTATTTTTTACGTTAATGCCTAGTGTTCATAATAATCTAACAGAGAAGCTTACTATGTCTTTAACAATTGAAGTCATTAATCCTTATCGGGAATTTTCCCTTTACTTGGATTCACAACAATTGCTTATTTCTTTTATGTTAGAAGAGGAAAACAATGGAACCAGAGTTACAATCAATTCTGGTGGATTCAATGAATCGTTAGCAAATTTAAAAGCACTAATAGAGGGAAAGGAAATACCTTTCATTTAG